TGCGAGAGGTACAAGGGAGCTGGGTACTGACTGTAATAACCCAGGTTCATCATAGGCATTGATGTGTAAGGCATTCCATAGGGTGCATAGTAACTTCCACTGGGAATAGGGTAGCTGAACCCTTGTAAAAAAGGCACCTTTGTCATGGTGTCATTGGTTTTTGCGGGCCTACCACGCTTCTTCTTGGACTTCAGGTCTGAGGTCCTGCGAAGATAGAGCAAGGGGTCATACTGGATATATGGCACCGGGTAGTAGTGATCAAAATTAATCCGGAAAATGCTGGGGTACGGATTCTCGTGGTAGAAGGTGTAAGTCCGGTGGGAGATCCTGAACACCTGGAACTTGGTGACGAGCTCCTCCAGGTCCGCCAGAAACTGCAGGTCGTCACGGTTCTGCAGGCTTTTCCGCTTCCTCTTGTGCTTTGGCTTCTTGAGGCTCTCGTGGGCCAGAAAGTTGTCCACCATGAGATGCTTCTGCCGGTGGCCGTGCCGGGTCTTCGTGCTGGTGTCGGACGGAAGGGTCTCCGGGTTGTCCAGGGAGCAGAAATCAAAGGAGTACCTCCGTCGGGATTCCGAACTCTTCTCCGCTTGGTCAGACGTGCTGTTGTTGTCCGTCCCGATGCCGCTGTCGCTCGGGATCGTCTCCTCGCTGTGCGACTCGCTCACAGGGGACAGGGTAATTTCCTTGAGTGACCCGATCTCGCAAAGGTGGGAAGGCGAGTTGGCCATCAGCCTGGGTGGGGACAGCTTCCAGGCTCCACTGTGGATTCCCTTCTGGGTTTTGGTTGGAAGAGCACTGATGGGCTGGAGATTTGGCATAGTTTTCAACTCTGAAAAATTGGTTTCGGTGCTGGCGGGGCTCAGGTTGCCATTGGACCCACCCAACTGCGTCGAAAGTGGGTGCATAGCTGCTGGTGAAGACGCCACAAGTGACTGAAAGTTGGAAGGCACGGCTGGAACGTCCGGCTGGCTAGAAACAGGCCTGGGGTGCTTGATGGCTGTTTTGGGTTCCTCGGATGGGGGTGGCAGCTCTGCTCTTGGCTTCCTGCCCCGCTTCTTGCCGATGTAGATGGTTCCCCTCTTGCTGACGTTGATCTGTTTGCCCAGTTTGCTCTCAATGGCCGCTGCCCCCGGGCTGGTCTCCGGGGGAGCTTTGGCCTTCAGAGCAATGTTGCTGGAGCAGGATAAGATCTGGTTCAAGATATTTTTCCTCTTGAGTGTTTTCATCTTGTTGATGGTCTTGATGGTCTTCTTATCCAGTACCCCAAGCTTTCCAACTTTTTTGTGAAATTTCATCTCGCTCATGGGCTTGTCCTCTCCTGGCACCAGCTGGGCCAACTTAGCTAAGCTGCGtcgtctctttcttttcttcgtGCCGGGGAACTCCCGGCTGATGGGACTGACCGGACTGGTGGAAGTCCCCTCGTGAATCGTCTCCACCGTGAGCAAAGGCTGCTTCTTTGGCCGCCCCCGCTTCTTCTTGACGGGCGTGATCACAGTAAGACTGTCTGTGTTGGTGTACAGAGGGCTGGACGGGGTGATGGGGTAGGCGGATGGCGGTTCCACCATCAGTTTATCGGACGTGGCCATGACTGCCTCCCGGAGCATACTGGTGGGCTTTGGTTTGCTGCACGTCCACCTCCGTTTCGCAGCAAATTTGGGATGCTGGATTTCTGGCAGCTTTCTGGAGGGAGAGTGGTCCGTGCACGTTGGAGGCGTCATGATCATGGGGGGCTTTCGCTGCTTGGTCACGCCTCCAGGCATGACTTTCTCAGCACTGCCGCCCGCTTCAAGGCCAGCTGAGGGGGACTCGTTCTCTATCATTTTACTCAATTTAGGGACCCGGGGATCTTTCTTATTTCCCTCAGTGTTGGCAAGTATCCTGTTAACCACTTCACTGCTCATGGTGATTCCGGAAGCCAGGGCTTTCTCTGGCTTGATCTTTTCCACCACCGCTTTGATGGACTGCCTCTTTTTCCTCTTATGGCTGGTTGGATCTAGACAGGGTGCCTTGATAGGGATAGTAATCCGGACATGGCTTGAGTCATTTTCAGGATTACTGACAGAACTCGAGTTCTGCCTGGCTGGTGATGCCTCGTGGGCATTGTCTGCAGGGtagccttcccttttcccttccgtATTGTCGAATGCCTTCTGGGCATTCTTGACCCAGTCCAGGTCTGGGTTGGATATGGTTTGACTTATCACATCTTTTTTACTGGACTTTTTCTTGCTGCCTATAGCAGGTGGTTCTGGGGGCTCCTTTGTGACTCCTCCATCCTGATCGACCAAGGGCTGCAGCCCGCTGCACTCGCCAGAGCTGCTGGGCGGGGCTGGCGAGCCGTGGCTGCCTGGGGAAGGGACCACACCTCCCAAGAGCAGATCTTTGCTGCTGGTGGACAGCTGGCTCCACGTGCTCCCTGCACTGCCTTTCTTACCCTGCGCCTTCGCAAAGGAAGCCACGGGCTCAAGAGCGGGCATCTTGCTGGTGCTTGCAGTTTCTCTGCCAGACTCCGGACTGATGAAGCAATTCTGAGTGGCGGGTCCACTGTCAGAGTTGGTGGACCAGTCCATGTGGTTCTGGCTGCTGCTTTTTTGCTGGTGCTTTGGTTTTAAGGTGTCACTGGTGACGTCCTGTGGGAGGCCTGGGTCATAGTGGAGACTTGAGTGTTTCTGTGGCCGCTCGTAAGCCTAAgggcagggggtagggaaggagagagagagacaaagatgagCATGTCAGAGCCACTTAAAATTCAATGTCGAGAGGCTTACTTATTTGAAAGTTGGAAACAGCTATCTATAATTCCAGAATGCTTCTGGAGGTTTTCTCATTTGCAGAAGTAAAAACAGGTGGCACTCATTCGGAACATTAAAAAGGAGGCTGTCTTCACCGTCCCCCTATGCCCCCCAACAGGAACTTTTACTGATCCTGGTTAAATGCAATCTTGGAGTAAGAGCTGTTTAGGCAGAGAACAAGCCCCGCATGTCACTTAGGCCAGTGCTGGACCGGATGCACGCAAGAGCTGAAACCTGTATAATGCAGAGTTCTGTCCATGGTGGCGGGGCCCAGGAGAGACTGAACTTCCCGACTCCCTGGTCCCTTTACCTAACTCAAGCTGCCCTGATTTCTGTCCCTACTTCCCATCCAGCTCACGTCCTTCCTTCGCTTTCTCCTACGGAAGTTCATTTCTGTTTGCACTTTACCCTGGGGTTGAGCATCTGTGTGCTCCAACAAGTAGCTCCCTGAGAGCCACTGCAACAAGGGAAAACAGCACGAGCTAAAGGATTGAGGGGGGTAGGTCTGAAGAATGTGTGGGGCCAAGGGGGTTGGTCAAAGacatgaagaagaagaaatgaagcaggaaagaaacgTAAGAGACCTTCAATCCTTCTGACTCTAGGAGTGGTGCAGTGTTTGGGAGGTAGCCCTCTGAGGCATCCTGATGCCCAGGCTGGGCACTGACACCAATCTTGAGGAGACTCTTGGGCAGTCTCAAAAGGAACCTTGAGTCTCCTGGATGAAtgtgcccaaaaaaaaaaaaaaaaaaaaaaaaaaggcccagtCATTCAAGATCGCACCTTTGAACTTTGTCAGCTGTGCTTTCCCTATGTGAATTCTAAAGGAAAGTCTCCAGACTCTGGCACCT
This DNA window, taken from Mustela erminea isolate mMusErm1 chromosome 13, mMusErm1.Pri, whole genome shotgun sequence, encodes the following:
- the SETBP1 gene encoding SET-binding protein, which codes for MESREILSSSRQRGDESEFLPVSSAKPPTAPGCAGEPLLSAPGTGKGIPVGGERMEPEEEDELGSGRDVDSNSNADSEKWVAGDGLEEQEFSIKEANFTEGSLKLKIQTTKRAKKPPKNLENYICPPEIKITIKQSGDQKVSRAGKNSKATKEEERSHSKKKLLTASDLAASDLKGFQPQAYERPQKHSSLHYDPGLPQDVTSDTLKPKHQQKSSSQNHMDWSTNSDSGPATQNCFISPESGRETASTSKMPALEPVASFAKAQGKKGSAGSTWSQLSTSSKDLLLGGVVPSPGSHGSPAPPSSSGECSGLQPLVDQDGGVTKEPPEPPAIGSKKKSSKKDVISQTISNPDLDWVKNAQKAFDNTEGKREGYPADNAHEASPARQNSSSVSNPENDSSHVRITIPIKAPCLDPTSHKRKKRQSIKAVVEKIKPEKALASGITMSSEVVNRILANTEGNKKDPRVPKLSKMIENESPSAGLEAGGSAEKVMPGGVTKQRKPPMIMTPPTCTDHSPSRKLPEIQHPKFAAKRRWTCSKPKPTSMLREAVMATSDKLMVEPPSAYPITPSSPLYTNTDSLTVITPVKKKRGRPKKQPLLTVETIHEGTSTSPVSPISREFPGTKKRKRRRSLAKLAQLVPGEDKPMSEMKFHKKVGKLGVLDKKTIKTINKMKTLKRKNILNQILSCSSNIALKAKAPPETSPGAAAIESKLGKQINVSKRGTIYIGKKRGRKPRAELPPPSEEPKTAIKHPRPVSSQPDVPAVPSNFQSLVASSPAAMHPLSTQLGGSNGNLSPASTETNFSELKTMPNLQPISALPTKTQKGIHSGAWKLSPPRLMANSPSHLCEIGSLKEITLSPVSESHSEETIPSDSGIGTDNNSTSDQAEKSSESRRRYSFDFCSLDNPETLPSDTSTKTRHGHRQKHLMVDNFLAHESLKKPKHKRKRKSLQNRDDLQFLADLEELVTKFQVFRISHRTYTFYHENPYPSIFRINFDHYYPVPYIQYDPLLYLRRTSDLKSKKKRGRPAKTNDTMTKVPFLQGFSYPIPSGSYYAPYGMPYTSMPMMNLGYYSQYPAPLYLSHTLGAASPFMRPTVPPPQFHTSSHVKMSGTAKHKAKHGVHLQGPVGIGLGDRQPALNPPKAGGAGLASGRLHKRKHKHKHKHKEDRILGTHDMSGLFAGKATSFSSHILSERLGGADKELPLVGEKNKPKEKQKHQHSEAGHKASKNNFEVDTLSTLSLSDAQHWTQAKDKGDLGGEPADSCPKRYSGGSGDGGGTRPESLDVFSDMNPSNDKWDSDVSGSKRRSYEGFGTYREKDIQAFKMNRKERSSYESSLSPGMPSPHLKVDQTAPHSKSEGSASTMMTRKKPAAVDSVAIPPSPVLSLLAASAATSDAASSSLKKRFKRREIEAIQCEVRKMCNYSKILSTKKNLDHVNKILKAKRLQRQSKTGNNFVKKRRGRPRKQPTQFDEDSRDQMPVLEKCIDLPSKRGQKPSLSPLVLEPAATQDTIMATIEAVIHMAREAPPLPPPPPPPLPPPPPPPPPPPPPLPKTPRGGGKRKHKPQPPAQPLQQPPPQQPLPQEEEVKAKRQRKSRGSESDGLP